From a single Candidatus Defluviilinea gracilis genomic region:
- a CDS encoding cysteine hydrolase yields MKTALLVIDIQNDYFEGGKFPLVNPLGAAKKAYELLQCFREHGGRHVHIQHISLEPDAAFFVKGERGSDIHDSVAHFEGEPIVYKHEVNAFQNTNLLDLLKSWEVERVVVTGMMTHMCVDAASRAAVDFGFDVIVAEDACATRDLQHGGTTVPADLVHKSFLAALTWYGKVMKTDEVIALLASEMSQ; encoded by the coding sequence ATGAAAACTGCATTGTTGGTGATTGATATTCAAAACGATTATTTTGAGGGCGGAAAATTCCCGTTGGTGAATCCGCTGGGCGCAGCGAAGAAGGCGTATGAATTGCTCCAATGTTTCCGCGAGCATGGCGGACGTCACGTGCATATTCAGCACATATCGCTCGAGCCCGATGCGGCGTTCTTCGTGAAAGGCGAGCGCGGATCGGATATCCACGATTCAGTGGCGCATTTTGAGGGCGAGCCAATCGTGTACAAACATGAAGTCAACGCGTTTCAAAACACGAACTTGCTCGACCTGCTGAAGAGTTGGGAGGTCGAGCGCGTGGTCGTCACGGGCATGATGACTCACATGTGCGTAGACGCCGCCTCGCGCGCGGCTGTGGATTTCGGTTTCGATGTGATCGTGGCAGAGGACGCCTGCGCCACACGCGATTTGCAACATGGCGGCACGACCGTTCCCGCCGACTTAGTTCACAAATCCTTTCTCGCCGCGCTCACATGGTATGGCAAGGTGATGAAGACGGATGAGGTGATCGCGTTGCTGGCGAGTGAGATGAGTCAGTGA
- the obgE gene encoding GTPase ObgE has protein sequence MFTDQVEIHIRSGKGGDGMVHFHREKFIPRGGPDGGDGGRGGDVVFEVKSTLNTLSAFRQNQKFKAEDGIKGGPSQMSGRMGKDLVIHVPPGTILFDAETNEIIGDLTQPDQRLIVCKGGRGGRGNQHFATSRNQAPRTAEKGAPHEEKRLRLELKLIADLGLIGVPNAGKSTLLSVLTNARPKIAPYPFTTLEPNLGVAEIDVNASVVLADIPGLIEGASHGAGLGHDFLRHIQRTRVLIHLLDGLSDDPFADYSQINSELSLFDPNLAKKPQIVALNKIDQPEVQEKLPALQKQFKKLNVELTTISALARTNTRELLVKAYQILQETPELESFEAPLPVYKAKDDPRDFKVTREGAQEWRVSGTAIERAAAMTQWEHDGSVRRFQKIMETLGVDEELRKAGVQEGDTVAVGEFELEWQE, from the coding sequence ATGTTCACAGACCAGGTAGAAATCCACATCCGCTCGGGCAAGGGCGGCGACGGGATGGTGCATTTCCATCGCGAAAAATTCATCCCGCGCGGCGGACCCGACGGCGGCGACGGCGGCAGGGGCGGCGACGTGGTCTTCGAAGTCAAGTCCACGCTCAACACGCTTTCGGCGTTCCGCCAGAACCAAAAATTCAAAGCGGAAGACGGTATCAAAGGCGGACCTTCGCAAATGTCGGGGCGCATGGGCAAAGACCTCGTCATTCACGTCCCGCCCGGCACGATCCTTTTCGACGCTGAAACGAACGAGATCATCGGCGACCTGACTCAACCCGACCAGCGACTCATCGTCTGCAAAGGCGGGCGCGGCGGGCGCGGGAATCAACACTTTGCGACGTCGCGCAATCAAGCGCCTCGCACCGCCGAGAAAGGCGCGCCCCACGAAGAAAAACGCCTCCGACTCGAATTGAAGTTGATCGCCGACCTCGGCTTGATCGGCGTCCCCAACGCGGGCAAATCCACGTTGCTCTCGGTGTTGACGAATGCCCGACCGAAGATCGCGCCATATCCATTCACCACACTTGAACCGAATCTCGGCGTCGCTGAAATTGACGTGAACGCGTCGGTTGTGCTGGCAGACATCCCCGGTCTGATCGAGGGCGCGAGTCATGGAGCAGGATTGGGACACGACTTCCTGCGCCACATCCAACGGACGCGCGTGTTGATCCATCTGCTCGACGGGTTGTCCGATGACCCATTCGCCGATTACAGCCAGATCAATTCGGAGTTATCTTTGTTCGACCCGAACCTTGCGAAGAAGCCGCAGATCGTGGCGCTCAATAAAATTGACCAGCCCGAGGTGCAAGAAAAACTTCCCGCGCTTCAAAAGCAATTCAAAAAACTCAACGTGGAGTTGACGACCATCTCGGCGTTAGCCCGCACGAACACGCGCGAACTGCTGGTGAAGGCGTATCAAATTTTGCAAGAGACTCCCGAACTCGAATCGTTCGAAGCGCCGTTGCCCGTCTACAAAGCGAAAGACGATCCGCGCGATTTCAAAGTGACGCGCGAGGGCGCGCAAGAATGGCGCGTCTCAGGCACAGCAATTGAACGCGCCGCCGCGATGACTCAATGGGAGCACGACGGCTCCGTGCGGCGTTTCCAAAAAATTATGGAAACCCTCGGCGTGGATGAAGAGTTGCGCAAGGCAGGCGTGCAAGAAGGCGATACGGTTGCGGTGGGTGAATTTGAATTGGAATGGCAGGAGTGA
- a CDS encoding type II toxin-antitoxin system HicB family antitoxin produces MEMFVFTGLIWKEDDAFSALCPELDVASQGKTQQEARNTLLEAASLHLEGSFEDGLPYLRPVPAADDPRNSLPADDLEVFKFKVDVAIKAYA; encoded by the coding sequence ATGGAAATGTTTGTATTTACTGGCTTAATTTGGAAAGAAGACGATGCCTTCTCTGCGCTTTGCCCTGAACTAGACGTCGCATCTCAAGGAAAAACGCAACAGGAAGCGCGAAACACCTTGCTCGAAGCCGCATCACTTCACCTTGAAGGTTCATTTGAAGACGGACTTCCATATTTACGTCCCGTGCCTGCGGCGGATGATCCGCGCAACTCGTTACCTGCCGACGATCTGGAGGTTTTCAAATTCAAAGTCGATGTAGCCATTAAGGCGTATGCCTAA
- a CDS encoding ribonuclease H family protein: protein MPKQKFYVVWKGRKTGVFTSWAECEKQVKGFVGAEFKAFESLKEAESALQSKYEAFKGKASTSGKWRESEEPPILPSICVDAACKGSPGKMEYRGVETESGKEIFRAGPYPDGTNNVGEFLAIVRALTWLVKHKKKIPIYSDSENAIAWVEIGVCKTNLKHTGKNALVFAMIRSAENWLAENELDDDAVLKWDTREWGENPADYGRK from the coding sequence ATGCCGAAGCAGAAATTCTACGTCGTTTGGAAGGGACGCAAGACCGGGGTCTTCACCTCATGGGCGGAATGTGAAAAACAGGTGAAGGGATTCGTCGGCGCGGAGTTCAAGGCGTTCGAGTCGCTCAAAGAGGCCGAGTCAGCCCTCCAGTCGAAGTATGAAGCGTTCAAAGGGAAGGCGTCCACCTCGGGGAAGTGGAGAGAATCCGAAGAGCCGCCCATCCTGCCGTCCATCTGCGTGGACGCGGCGTGTAAAGGCTCGCCGGGCAAAATGGAGTATCGCGGCGTGGAAACGGAATCGGGCAAGGAAATTTTTCGCGCGGGTCCGTATCCCGATGGGACGAATAACGTGGGAGAGTTTCTCGCCATTGTCCGCGCGCTCACATGGCTGGTTAAGCATAAAAAGAAAATTCCGATCTATTCGGATTCGGAAAATGCGATCGCGTGGGTCGAGATCGGCGTTTGCAAAACGAATCTCAAGCACACCGGCAAGAACGCGCTGGTCTTTGCGATGATCCGCAGCGCCGAGAATTGGCTCGCCGAAAATGAATTGGACGACGACGCGGTGTTGAAATGGGACACGCGCGAGTGGGGCGAGAACCCGGCGGATTATGGAAGAAAATAA
- a CDS encoding CBS domain-containing protein: MPHLVRDWMSSPVVVVDPDTTVSYAMTLMRRRNIHSVIVELNEKNKEYGIVTTTDIRDKIVAVNRNAAETHVRDIMSGPVVTGKAEWTLAECSRVMQEKKFHHLPITDEHGTLSGMISATDIFMAVEEAGWEEPS; this comes from the coding sequence ATGCCGCACCTTGTTCGAGATTGGATGAGCAGTCCCGTTGTTGTCGTTGACCCCGATACCACCGTTTCGTACGCCATGACGCTGATGCGGCGGCGGAACATCCACAGCGTGATCGTGGAACTGAATGAGAAGAACAAGGAATATGGCATTGTCACGACCACCGACATCCGCGATAAGATCGTCGCCGTGAATCGCAATGCCGCCGAGACGCATGTGCGCGACATTATGTCGGGTCCCGTTGTCACCGGCAAAGCCGAATGGACGCTGGCGGAATGTTCGCGCGTGATGCAGGAAAAGAAATTCCATCACCTACCCATCACCGACGAACATGGCACGTTGTCCGGCATGATTTCAGCGACGGATATTTTTATGGCGGTGGAGGAGGCGGGCTGGGAGGAACCATCGTAA
- a CDS encoding prolipoprotein diacylglyceryl transferase, protein MSPMPVLFTVGGVPIYSHGFFLLFALLAGLGWLLIEARRRRWSREEVIPITLAAFVGGMIGARVSILFFNGFEYAPLVLNMYALFDPRIGPGSILGGVAGAYIGGYIASKAIGKESCSCDAFAPAMALATAIGRVGCFLSFEDGLGKPTSLPWGVPLPGADYLVHPAPLYDMAFNLVWFGILLALRDHKWMQNGNLLKFGIAGYAFFRFFVEFARNNQVMALGLTGQQFVSALLFAAVVVYFAKNREKLFASPQTT, encoded by the coding sequence ATGTCCCCGATGCCGGTGTTGTTCACAGTTGGCGGCGTTCCCATTTATTCACACGGATTTTTTCTGTTGTTTGCCTTGCTGGCTGGTCTCGGCTGGCTGTTGATCGAAGCGCGTCGCCGCAGGTGGTCGCGCGAGGAAGTGATTCCGATCACGCTGGCGGCGTTCGTTGGGGGGATGATCGGCGCGCGCGTCTCCATTTTATTTTTCAACGGATTTGAATATGCCCCGCTCGTGTTGAACATGTACGCGCTGTTCGACCCGCGCATCGGACCCGGTTCGATCCTCGGCGGGGTGGCTGGCGCGTACATCGGCGGCTACATCGCCAGTAAAGCGATCGGCAAAGAGTCGTGCTCCTGCGACGCGTTCGCGCCTGCCATGGCGTTGGCGACCGCCATTGGGCGCGTGGGATGTTTCCTTTCCTTTGAAGATGGGCTTGGCAAACCGACAAGTTTGCCGTGGGGCGTGCCGCTTCCCGGCGCGGATTATCTCGTGCATCCCGCGCCGTTGTACGACATGGCGTTCAATCTGGTCTGGTTTGGAATTTTGCTCGCCCTGCGCGATCACAAGTGGATGCAGAACGGCAACCTGTTGAAGTTCGGCATCGCGGGTTATGCCTTCTTCCGCTTCTTCGTGGAATTCGCGCGTAACAATCAAGTCATGGCGCTGGGACTCACCGGTCAGCAGTTCGTGAGCGCGTTGTTGTTCGCGGCGGTGGTTGTCTATTTTGCGAAGAATCGGGAGAAGTTATTCGCGTCACCGCAGACTACTTAA
- a CDS encoding radical SAM protein: MNPSIVKEDRKEIFWELTKSICPECRKVIDARILLRDGKVYIRKWCPDHGQAEALFFGDADLYVKIAPYNKPGTIPLQFATEVHEGCPLDCGLCPDHQQHACLGLIEVNQACNLDCPLCFANSGTHLAQGGFELTFEQVEFMIDSFIAAEGNPEVLQFSGGEPSLHPRIIEFIELANRKGIKYVMLNTNGIRIARDDKFLEALAKTKAHVYLQFDGFDARTNELIRGKADLLDIKLKALDRLAKHDMRVVLVAAVERGINEHEIGRIVEFGLSHPAVFGVNFQPAFRAQRHIPADPLTRMTIPDVLKNLETQTNGLIKLDDFVPVPCCMPTCNFVTYAMIEGDTVTPITRILDISYYLNYIKNRTLPAVNDDLLKTLERLWSSSAKVGSDEAAQDITNMLKGKSNGGSEHHTIEETRAGQRCESCHAHLPLSEHAPRDLGRHVFMINTRDFMDPYTFNVKNAMKCCVEFLIPDGRMIPFCTYNTAGYREQVAASLKPAVATD, translated from the coding sequence TTGAACCCGTCTATCGTAAAGGAAGACCGCAAGGAAATCTTTTGGGAACTCACAAAATCCATCTGCCCCGAATGCCGCAAAGTGATAGACGCGCGGATTCTCCTGCGCGACGGCAAAGTGTACATTCGCAAATGGTGCCCGGATCACGGTCAGGCTGAAGCGTTGTTCTTCGGTGACGCCGATCTCTACGTGAAGATCGCTCCGTACAACAAGCCGGGCACGATTCCCCTGCAATTCGCAACTGAAGTCCACGAGGGATGTCCGCTCGATTGCGGATTATGTCCCGATCATCAGCAGCATGCGTGCTTGGGATTGATCGAGGTCAATCAAGCGTGCAACCTGGATTGTCCGCTGTGCTTCGCCAATTCAGGGACGCATCTCGCGCAGGGTGGGTTTGAGTTGACCTTCGAGCAAGTGGAGTTCATGATTGATAGTTTCATCGCGGCGGAGGGCAACCCCGAGGTGTTGCAGTTCTCAGGCGGCGAACCGAGTCTGCATCCGAGAATCATCGAGTTCATCGAGTTGGCGAACCGTAAGGGGATCAAATACGTGATGCTGAACACGAACGGCATCCGCATCGCGCGCGACGATAAATTTTTAGAAGCGCTGGCGAAGACGAAGGCGCATGTCTATTTGCAGTTTGACGGCTTCGACGCGCGCACGAACGAATTAATCCGCGGCAAAGCGGACTTGCTGGACATCAAATTGAAGGCGTTGGATCGGCTGGCGAAACACGATATGCGCGTGGTGCTGGTCGCGGCAGTCGAGCGGGGGATCAACGAACATGAGATTGGGCGCATCGTCGAGTTCGGCTTGAGTCATCCCGCGGTGTTCGGCGTGAACTTTCAGCCAGCGTTCCGCGCGCAAAGACACATCCCTGCTGACCCGTTGACTCGCATGACCATCCCCGATGTGTTGAAAAATTTGGAAACGCAGACGAACGGCTTGATCAAACTGGATGACTTTGTCCCCGTCCCATGCTGTATGCCGACGTGCAACTTTGTCACATATGCGATGATCGAAGGCGACACGGTCACGCCGATCACGCGCATTCTCGATATTTCATATTATCTCAACTACATCAAGAATCGCACGCTCCCCGCTGTGAACGATGATCTGCTCAAAACGCTTGAACGGTTGTGGAGCAGTTCGGCGAAGGTCGGCTCGGATGAAGCCGCGCAAGACATCACGAACATGCTCAAAGGGAAGTCGAACGGCGGGAGCGAACATCACACCATCGAAGAGACTCGCGCGGGCCAGCGCTGTGAATCCTGTCACGCGCATTTGCCGCTGAGCGAACATGCGCCGCGCGACCTCGGTCGCCATGTGTTCATGATCAACACGCGCGATTTTATGGACCCGTACACCTTCAATGTGAAGAACGCGATGAAATGTTGTGTGGAGTTTCTGATCCCCGACGGGCGGATGATTCCGTTTTGCACGTATAACACGGCGGGCTACCGCGAACAGGTAGCGGCAAGTTTGAAACCAGCGGTTGCGACAGATTGA
- a CDS encoding M48 family metallopeptidase, producing MTLLDPEKQKQAKQYARIRRRLWLVDTIFSALYFLAWIYFGWAISLREWLTAHWSLFTNPWLLVPAFVAIFGGILFLLNLPLGYYSGFVLPHRFGQSNQTFKGWVTDQLKGLVVGLPLGLILIELLYLALRVTGDLWWLWTAGGLLVFNVLLINLAPILIMPLFNKYVPLGEEHKDLADRLLKLAERANTKVRGVFKFDMSKRTKSANAALTGIGNTRRIILGDTLINEFSADEVETVLAHELGHHVNRDIPVLVTFGILSTTLSLYLASLGLNWAIDTFGFTSPADVAALPALALIIGAYDLLTMPLNNAVSRWRENMADDYALSSTGKNEAFASGFTRLANQNLGEVDPEQWVVFMFYSHPPLGERIAKARNWKAR from the coding sequence ATGACTCTCCTCGACCCTGAAAAACAAAAGCAAGCCAAACAATACGCTCGCATCCGCCGACGATTGTGGCTGGTGGATACGATTTTCAGCGCGCTATATTTCCTCGCGTGGATTTATTTCGGCTGGGCGATCTCACTGCGCGAGTGGCTCACTGCTCACTGGTCACTGTTCACCAATCCTTGGTTACTCGTCCCCGCGTTTGTCGCTATCTTCGGCGGAATCCTTTTCCTCTTGAATCTGCCGCTCGGCTACTACAGCGGATTTGTCCTGCCGCATCGCTTCGGTCAATCGAACCAGACGTTCAAAGGCTGGGTCACGGATCAACTCAAAGGGCTGGTGGTCGGGCTTCCCCTCGGCTTGATCCTGATCGAACTGCTGTATCTCGCCCTGCGAGTCACTGGCGATCTGTGGTGGTTGTGGACGGCGGGCGGATTGCTCGTCTTCAATGTTTTGCTCATCAACCTCGCGCCGATCCTCATCATGCCGTTGTTCAATAAATATGTTCCGCTCGGCGAGGAACACAAGGATTTGGCAGATCGCCTGTTGAAACTTGCCGAGCGCGCAAATACGAAAGTCCGCGGGGTGTTCAAGTTCGATATGTCGAAGCGGACCAAATCCGCCAACGCCGCACTGACGGGCATCGGCAACACGCGCCGAATCATCTTGGGCGATACGCTCATCAACGAATTTTCCGCCGACGAGGTGGAGACTGTCCTTGCCCACGAGTTGGGACATCACGTCAACCGCGATATTCCCGTGTTGGTCACGTTTGGAATTTTGAGCACAACGCTGAGTCTGTATCTTGCGTCGCTCGGTTTGAATTGGGCAATTGACACGTTCGGCTTCACATCACCCGCGGATGTTGCCGCGCTGCCCGCGCTCGCGCTCATCATCGGCGCGTATGATCTGCTGACCATGCCGCTCAACAACGCAGTCTCACGCTGGAGGGAGAACATGGCTGACGATTACGCGCTCAGTTCCACTGGGAAGAATGAAGCGTTCGCGTCTGGGTTCACGCGCTTGGCGAATCAAAATCTCGGCGAAGTGGATCCCGAACAATGGGTGGTGTTCATGTTCTACTCGCATCCGCCGTTGGGGGAGAGGATCGCGAAGGCGCGGAATTGGAAAGCTCGATAA
- a CDS encoding biotin transporter BioY: protein MTTLAPTLSTRYFPNISSRLRDMFLIVAGSLLIAALAQIEILLPFTPVPITGQTFGVLLIGAALGSKRGAAALILYFIEGGIGLPFFAGGARGLGILTGATAGYLAGFVIAAYIVGLLAERGLERSVRTSIIPFIVGTVIIYLFGVAWLGIFLKSFAQAIEFGLLPFLVGDVIKLILASLALPAAWRFVK, encoded by the coding sequence ATGACCACCCTCGCCCCCACACTTTCCACTCGCTACTTTCCAAACATCTCTTCTCGCCTGCGCGATATGTTTCTGATCGTCGCAGGCAGTCTGCTGATCGCCGCGCTGGCGCAAATTGAGATTCTGCTTCCATTCACGCCCGTCCCGATCACCGGGCAGACGTTCGGCGTTCTGCTCATCGGCGCGGCGTTGGGATCGAAGCGCGGCGCGGCGGCGTTGATCCTGTACTTCATCGAAGGCGGGATAGGTCTGCCATTCTTCGCAGGCGGTGCGCGCGGTCTTGGCATCCTCACCGGCGCGACGGCGGGCTACCTCGCTGGCTTCGTTATTGCCGCGTATATCGTGGGTCTGCTGGCAGAACGAGGCTTGGAAAGAAGCGTGCGCACGTCCATCATTCCGTTCATTGTTGGCACAGTCATCATTTATCTTTTCGGCGTCGCGTGGCTGGGAATCTTTTTGAAAAGTTTTGCTCAAGCCATTGAGTTTGGACTGCTCCCCTTTTTGGTTGGCGATGTGATCAAATTGATCCTCGCCTCGCTTGCCCTGCCTGCGGCGTGGAGGTTTGTGAAATAA
- a CDS encoding thiolase family protein encodes MTSAVIIDAIRTPIGALGGILSPLRPDDMAASVIREVIQRSSLDPALVEEVILGCANQAGEDNRNIARMSALLAGLPVDVAGVTVNRLCASGLNAVNQAARAIKAGEGEVFIAGGVESMSRAPYSVPKAEAGFSFGNLTAWDTALGWRYPNPKMKEAHGTHSMGETAENIAQERPHITREKQDAFSLLSHQRAVAAIDSGRFEKEILPILVPQKKGDAKLISVDERPRRDTTMESLARLKPAFAKEGGTVTAGNSSGLNDGAAAILMMSEEKANALNLKPLARIVASAVAGVPPRVMGYGPIPATRKVLGRAGLQMKDIGLVELNEAFAVQSLAVMEDLELDPEIVNVNGGAIAIGHPLGCSGARLIATLAHEMKLRGNVKYGLATLCVGVGQGEATIIEAL; translated from the coding sequence ATGACTTCTGCCGTCATCATAGACGCGATCCGCACGCCGATCGGAGCCTTGGGCGGGATTCTCTCCCCGCTTCGCCCCGACGATATGGCGGCTTCTGTTATCCGTGAAGTGATTCAACGCTCCAGCCTCGACCCCGCGCTGGTGGAAGAAGTGATCCTCGGGTGCGCGAATCAAGCGGGCGAAGATAACCGCAACATCGCGCGGATGTCCGCTTTGCTGGCGGGTCTTCCCGTGGACGTGGCAGGCGTGACGGTGAACCGCTTGTGCGCGTCGGGGTTGAACGCGGTGAACCAAGCGGCGCGGGCGATCAAGGCTGGGGAGGGTGAGGTCTTCATCGCGGGCGGAGTCGAATCGATGAGTCGCGCGCCGTATTCAGTTCCAAAAGCGGAAGCGGGATTCTCGTTCGGCAATCTCACCGCCTGGGACACCGCGCTTGGCTGGCGATATCCGAATCCAAAAATGAAAGAAGCGCACGGCACGCACTCGATGGGCGAGACCGCCGAGAACATCGCGCAGGAACGTCCGCACATCACGCGCGAAAAGCAGGATGCGTTTTCATTGTTGAGTCATCAACGCGCTGTCGCGGCGATTGATTCGGGAAGATTCGAAAAAGAAATTCTCCCAATTCTTGTCCCTCAAAAAAAAGGAGACGCCAAACTCATCTCGGTTGATGAACGCCCGCGCCGCGACACGACGATGGAATCATTGGCGAGACTCAAACCCGCGTTCGCCAAAGAGGGTGGAACTGTCACCGCGGGAAATTCGTCTGGACTCAATGACGGCGCGGCGGCAATCTTGATGATGAGTGAAGAAAAAGCCAACGCATTGAATCTCAAACCGCTTGCGCGAATCGTCGCTTCGGCTGTGGCTGGAGTCCCACCGCGTGTGATGGGATATGGACCGATCCCTGCGACAAGAAAAGTTTTGGGACGCGCAGGCTTGCAAATGAAAGACATCGGGCTTGTCGAACTCAACGAAGCCTTCGCCGTTCAATCGCTCGCCGTGATGGAAGACTTGGAACTCGACCCTGAGATCGTCAACGTCAACGGCGGCGCAATTGCAATTGGGCATCCGCTTGGGTGTTCCGGCGCGCGGCTCATCGCAACTCTCGCGCATGAAATGAAATTGCGCGGCAATGTCAAATACGGACTCGCTACGCTTTGCGTCGGTGTTGGTCAAGGCGAAGCGACGATCATCGAGGCTTTATAG
- a CDS encoding type II toxin-antitoxin system HicA family toxin: MPKLPVLKPRQVLSALEKAGFRQVRQKGSHIQFKRGNLLVTVPNHPGDINPQVLRSIMRQSQLTAEEFIELLK; the protein is encoded by the coding sequence ATGCCTAAACTTCCTGTTCTAAAGCCTCGCCAGGTTCTTTCTGCGCTTGAAAAAGCGGGCTTTCGTCAAGTACGACAAAAAGGAAGTCACATTCAATTCAAGCGGGGAAATTTACTCGTAACTGTACCAAATCACCCCGGGGATATAAACCCGCAAGTACTTCGCTCCATTATGAGACAGAGTCAACTAACTGCAGAAGAGTTTATTGAGCTGTTGAAGTAA
- the sthA gene encoding Si-specific NAD(P)(+) transhydrogenase — MADYDYDLLVIGSGPAGQRAAIQAAKLNKRVVVVERKTILGGVCINTGTIPSKTLREAVLHLSGYREHSLYGASYAVKQNITMADLLYRTDHVIQHELDIVRHQLQRNRVELIAAEASFLDEHTIRLKSVDQHGWRDVTAANTIIATGTTATRSEHIPFDGKRIFISDDLLQLDHLPRTLAVVGAGVIGLEYACIFAALGVRVTVIDKRRRLLPFVDAEIMESLTYHLNQQRAIFRLGEEVNDIQPINDEQGERVKITLASGKQIVTEMALYSIGRTGATKSLGADTLGIEMDERGLIKVNEKYQTKAPNIFAVGDVIGFPSLASTSMEQGRLAACHAFGISTQSAPDLFPYGIYTIPEISTVGKNEEELTEAGIPYEVGKAQYREIARGQIIGDQTGLLKLIFHLETHELLGVHIIGEGASELVHIGQAVMAFKGKVEYFINTVFNYPTLAECYKTAAFDGINRLGA, encoded by the coding sequence ATGGCAGACTATGATTATGATTTGCTCGTGATCGGTTCGGGACCTGCGGGTCAACGCGCGGCGATCCAGGCGGCGAAGTTGAATAAGCGCGTCGTGGTCGTCGAACGCAAAACGATATTGGGCGGGGTCTGTATCAACACGGGGACGATTCCCAGCAAAACATTGCGCGAGGCAGTCCTGCATCTTTCGGGGTATCGCGAACATAGTTTGTACGGCGCGTCGTATGCGGTGAAGCAAAACATTACGATGGCGGATCTGTTGTATCGCACTGATCACGTGATCCAGCATGAACTGGATATTGTGCGGCATCAACTGCAACGCAACCGCGTCGAATTGATCGCCGCCGAAGCCTCATTTTTGGACGAGCATACGATTCGACTCAAGTCGGTGGACCAACACGGCTGGCGCGATGTGACCGCCGCCAACACGATCATCGCGACGGGGACGACTGCCACACGTAGCGAACACATCCCCTTCGACGGGAAGCGCATCTTCATCAGCGACGACTTGCTCCAGTTGGATCATCTGCCGCGCACGCTGGCAGTAGTCGGCGCGGGCGTGATCGGACTCGAATACGCGTGCATCTTCGCCGCGCTCGGCGTGCGCGTCACGGTGATTGACAAGCGCCGCCGCTTGCTCCCTTTTGTGGATGCGGAGATCATGGAGTCGTTGACGTATCACCTCAACCAACAGCGCGCGATCTTCAGACTGGGCGAAGAGGTCAATGATATTCAACCCATCAACGACGAACAAGGCGAACGGGTGAAGATCACGCTCGCCAGCGGAAAACAGATCGTCACCGAGATGGCTCTTTACAGCATCGGGCGGACAGGCGCGACAAAGTCGCTCGGCGCGGATACGCTGGGAATCGAAATGGACGAACGCGGCTTGATCAAAGTGAACGAGAAGTATCAGACGAAAGCGCCGAACATTTTCGCCGTCGGCGACGTGATCGGGTTCCCCTCGCTCGCGTCCACTTCGATGGAACAGGGACGACTCGCCGCATGTCATGCGTTTGGCATCTCGACCCAAAGCGCGCCCGATCTTTTCCCGTATGGCATTTACACCATCCCTGAAATTTCAACCGTCGGCAAGAACGAAGAAGAGCTGACCGAAGCGGGCATCCCCTACGAAGTTGGCAAGGCGCAATACCGCGAGATCGCCCGCGGACAGATCATCGGCGACCAGACCGGTTTGCTCAAGTTGATCTTCCACCTCGAAACGCACGAACTGCTCGGTGTGCACATCATCGGCGAAGGCGCAAGCGAACTCGTGCACATCGGTCAGGCTGTCATGGCGTTCAAAGGCAAAGTGGAATACTTCATCAACACCGTGTTCAACTATCCCACACTGGCAGAATGTTATAAGACCGCCGCGTTCGATGGGATCAATCGGCTGGGGGCGTGA